DNA from Eubalaena glacialis isolate mEubGla1 chromosome 2, mEubGla1.1.hap2.+ XY, whole genome shotgun sequence:
CACTATCgtccttttgcttcttttctaaTCTTCCAGCACCCTTTCCGTCTCCCTCCTTCTATGACTTGGGTTCCTCCACTCACATCCACCCCAACCTCCCCGACTTTCGTTGATTCtacccacaccccacaccccttTGGTTTCTCCCATCCTCCTCGCCCTCCTGGGCTTTACTCTCTAGGGCAGCTCCCCGCCAATCTCGGTTTCTCCCATTCCTCCCCACCAAATCTTcgggctcccccagccccccagtgcctttgatttttttccgCCGTCGGCCGCAGGCGTCTCAGATAAAGTGGATCCAGCCCTGGAGCTCCGGGGCTCCACCACTGCCCGGGTGCTCGGGCCCACGGAGAGCATAATCACGGCCGCCGTTGTTGTCCCAGAACTCGTGGCCGATAACGCGGTAGCGCAAGGCGAAAAGCAGGGCGCCACCAATGGGTGGCGCCGGCAGGCGGAAGGCGAATCGGTCGGCGCGCGGCGGGGACGGGGCAGGCCCGGCGTAGGCGGCGGGCTCCTCACGTTGGGTCCGCCAGCCGTCAGCACTCCAGCGCACGCTCACGCGCTTCTCGTAGGCCAGGTCCAGCACGCGCGCGCTCCCGGCCACGCCCAGCGGGCCCGCCTCGGCGCGTTCCAGGCAGATTCGTTGCGCCCGCAAGCGGGCCGCGAAGCCAGGCTCGCTGGCCGGCTCCAGGGCAGCGCGCGCCTCCTGctgggaaaggaggaaaggggaggagggagctcaggagaggggaggggaggggagagagagaggggcggGGTCAGGGCGAGGCACGGGACCAATCGGAGGCCGACCTCGGCGTCCGGGCAGTCAGAGGGGAGCCCAGCTGGGAGAGTGGCCTAGAGCCACCTGCCAATGGGGACCCCAAAAGGGATGAGCGAGAGCAAACCCAGGGTTGGGTGTGGAGATGGGTGCTCCTAGATAAATCCACTACCATAAACCCGCCGAGGCCAAGTTGGGGAGGTCCCGGGGAAGGGGCGTACCTCTGCCGCCTACCTGGAGACCTCGGGCGCGGGTCTGGCACGGTGCGAAGTGGCGAAGGGCGTCCCTCTGCAGCTGGACCTGCACGTGGCGGGGTACCCGGGGTAGCTCTCCCGGGCAGAAGCGGCGCACCGCGGCCAGCTCCAGCCCAAGCGCGTCGGCGAAACGCACTCTCTTACGGGTGTCGGGGCTGCGGCTGTGGGGCACCCGGGTACCGCTGCCTCCGGCGGGCGCAGAGCGAGCCCTGCGCCCCCGACTCGGAGTGGGAGCTCGGGATCGGGCCCCGAGGCGCGTCCCGCCTTCGCTTGGCTCCTCCTCCGGCTCCTCCTCGAGCCTGGGCCGCTGGCTGCGGTAGTAGGCGCGCTCTGTCAGCGCGTCGATGAAGCTCAGGTTGCGGGGGATGTCGGTGCGGGGGGGCCGCTCGCGAGACATggcacccccccgccccggcggAGCCCTCCCGCAGCGCCGCCGCGCTGCCTTCTCCTGTCTCCCACCCGCCTGGTGTCGGCGCAGAAGCTTCAGGTGCCCTTCGCAGTTGCGTACTCTCCTTGCTGTCACCTCCAGAATCCTCCACCTCAGCTCCCAGGGTATTTGACCATCACCTCCTGCGTCTCTCTGCTCTGAGCGTGCGCTCAGCGGCGCTCACCCTCCGGTCCCGCGGCCCTCGCCCACAGCCCTCTGACAGGTGGCTCCCCATCCATCAGGAGGTGGGCACTCCAGCCTACAGGTCCTGAGTGAGACCactctgccttttttctttttttttttaacggccTCAGCCTTTCGGCACGGGAAGAGTTAACGCAGGGAGTAGAGAGtaacctttccttttcttttcggGGAAGTTTCAAAAGGCCCAGCCTGTAACTTTCTCTTCAGGGCTCAATGTCTTCTTTCCCAAACCCCAGGCTCCAGGTCCAGGTTTGGGAGGATGATGGTGGGCGAAAACATGGGAAGGTCACGAAAGCTAGTTAGAGTCTCAAACAGAAGCTGAGATGTGGCACTCAAAAGGGTCGGTGGCCCATTTGAAAGAGTTCTGAGCTGAGAGTTGTGGAAAGACATAGTTTCTGGTCTCACATCTGGTGCTATTTAGCtgcgtgaccttgagcaaggcacaatttctc
Protein-coding regions in this window:
- the PPP1R3E gene encoding protein phosphatase 1 regulatory subunit 3E — encoded protein: MSRERPPRTDIPRNLSFIDALTERAYYRSQRPRLEEEPEEEPSEGGTRLGARSRAPTPSRGRRARSAPAGGSGTRVPHSRSPDTRKRVRFADALGLELAAVRRFCPGELPRVPRHVQVQLQRDALRHFAPCQTRARGLQEARAALEPASEPGFAARLRAQRICLERAEAGPLGVAGSARVLDLAYEKRVSVRWSADGWRTQREEPAAYAGPAPSPPRADRFAFRLPAPPIGGALLFALRYRVIGHEFWDNNGGRDYALRGPEHPGSGGAPELQGWIHFI